In Apium graveolens cultivar Ventura unplaced genomic scaffold, ASM990537v1 ctg446, whole genome shotgun sequence, one genomic interval encodes:
- the LOC141701864 gene encoding secreted RxLR effector protein 161-like, translated as MLQCNSAKIPMHPKEVINKDEEGIAVDPTAYKSMIGGLRYLVHTRPDLAYSVGILSRFMDRPTQLHQGAVKRILRYVKGTIDFGLVYSQDSDNEVLIGYSDSDLAGNIEDRKSTGGMVFYLNKSLITWTSQKQKCVALSSCETEFMAATAAACQAVWLRKLLAQITEYDIGPVTLFIDNKSAIDLAKNPVFHGRSKHIDIRYHFIRECVENGEITVKHVRSEEQRADLLTKALAAVKFEIMRNLLGVVKCI; from the coding sequence ATGCTGCAGTGTAATTCAGCAAAGATTCCGATGCACCCCAAAGAAGTCATTAACAAAGATGAAGAAGGAATAGCAGTAGACCCTACAGCATACAAGAGTATGATAGGAGGTTTGAGATACTTGGTGCACACCAGACCTGATCTGGCGTATTCTGTGGGCATTCTAAGCAGATTCATGGACAGACCCACACAGTTGCATCAAGGTGCTGTAAAACGCATACTCAGGTACGTAAAGGGAACGATTGACTTCGGACTGGTATACTCACAGGACAGTGACAATGAAGTGCTGATTGGATATTCCGACAGCGATTTGGCTGGCAATATAGAGGACAGGAAGAGTACCGGAGGCATGGTGTTCTACCTTAACAAGAGTTTGATAACCTGGACATCCCAGAAACAAAAATGTGTCGCACTTTCTTCATGCGAAACTGAGTTCATGGCAGCCACAGCTGCAGCTTGTCAAGCTGTTTGGTTAAGGAAATTATTAGCTCAGATTACTGAGTATGACATTGGCCCAGTCACTCTCTTCATTGATAACAAGTCTGCGATTGACTTGGCCAAAAATCCGGTGTTTCATGGGAGAAGCAAGCATATAGACATTCGGTATCACTTCATACGTGAGTGTGTAGAGAACGGAGAAATCACTGTAAAACATGTACGATCTGAGGAACAGCGTGCGGACCTACTCACAAAAGCCCTTGCAGCTGTAAAATTCGAAATCATGAGAAACTTACTTGGCGTGGTAAAGTGCATTTAG